A single window of Pseudarthrobacter psychrotolerans DNA harbors:
- a CDS encoding NAD(P)-dependent oxidoreductase: MEDRTAGFVGLGLMGLPMAANLVRAGWAVTAWNRSEGPLQELVARGGHSAPDVASLRDVPIIAFMLPDLSFIEEAAAGLLASWDENPPQAGTAVVVTSSVSPAKVQDFGRGVHEASHGRATVVDAPVSGGTKGAADGTLAIMAGGTPDEFRRLEPFFSAMGTTVRHMGPLGTGSLAKACNQLIVGTTTAALAEAAELAERSGMDPAALFDVLAGGLAGSRALEIVGPRLVRKDYTPTGPAKFMHKDLSFVLESARAAGAAVPMATAGVELYAELKRQGLGDQDLAVVRQAISNLSDNTNIAEPAETATKGTAAP, encoded by the coding sequence ATGGAAGACAGAACAGCGGGCTTTGTAGGCCTGGGGCTGATGGGGCTGCCCATGGCAGCGAATCTGGTCCGTGCCGGCTGGGCGGTCACCGCCTGGAACCGATCCGAAGGTCCACTGCAGGAGCTTGTGGCGCGGGGTGGCCACTCCGCACCGGACGTTGCATCCCTGCGGGACGTGCCAATCATCGCCTTTATGCTCCCGGACCTGTCCTTCATCGAGGAGGCCGCGGCAGGGCTGCTGGCGAGCTGGGATGAAAATCCGCCGCAGGCCGGCACTGCCGTGGTGGTCACGAGCTCCGTTTCACCGGCGAAGGTCCAGGACTTCGGGCGCGGGGTCCACGAGGCAAGCCATGGCCGCGCCACCGTGGTGGACGCCCCGGTCAGCGGCGGGACCAAGGGCGCCGCGGACGGGACCCTGGCCATCATGGCCGGCGGTACCCCGGACGAGTTCAGGCGGCTCGAGCCCTTCTTCAGTGCAATGGGAACCACAGTCAGGCACATGGGCCCCTTGGGCACAGGGTCGCTCGCCAAGGCTTGCAACCAGCTCATTGTAGGAACCACGACGGCGGCGCTCGCCGAAGCGGCCGAGCTCGCCGAGCGCTCCGGGATGGATCCGGCAGCGCTTTTCGACGTCCTGGCCGGCGGCCTCGCGGGCAGCCGTGCGCTGGAGATCGTGGGACCGCGTCTGGTCCGGAAGGACTACACACCAACAGGCCCGGCGAAATTCATGCATAAGGACCTGTCCTTTGTGCTCGAATCAGCCCGGGCGGCCGGCGCTGCCGTGCCGATGGCGACTGCCGGCGTCGAGCTTTACGCCGAACTCAAACGCCAGGGCCTTGGCGATCAGGATCTTGCCGTGGTCCGCCAGGCCATTTCGAATCTGAGCGACAACACCAATATCGCGGAACCTGCGGAGACCGCAACGAAAGGGACAGCTGCACCATGA